Proteins from a genomic interval of Rubrobacter calidifluminis:
- the gabT gene encoding 4-aminobutyrate--2-oxoglutarate transaminase: protein MLKERKIRTEIPGPKSRALMERRRKAVSAGLGTALPIWVREAHGALVEDVDGNTFIDFGGGIGVLNAGHTNPVVVEAVKEQVERLTHTCYYVSQYEPYLELAEKLNALVPGDFEKRSFFCNSGAEAVENAIKVARAYTGRPAVIAFENAFHGRTFMAMSLTSKVSPYKKSFGPYAPEVYRVPAPYAYRCPAGKDCSGGCRGDCLGALDKLFVSYVDPRSVAAIIIEPVAGEGGFIPVPDFYLRRLREICDEYGIVLIIDEVQTGFGRTGKMFAIEHSGVEPDLLTTAKSLGGGLPIAGVTGRAEIMDGIHTGGLGTTYGGNPLACVAALAVLKTFEEEDLLSRANVIGERTMTAMREMQRKHPDFVGDVRGLGAMVAMELVKDSESREPDRERTAGIVEAALQEGLMLLTAGQYDNVIRTLTPLVITDEQLDEGLTILARAVDSVA from the coding sequence ATGCTGAAAGAGAGGAAGATCAGGACGGAGATCCCCGGTCCCAAGAGCCGGGCTTTGATGGAGCGGCGTCGGAAGGCGGTTTCGGCGGGCCTCGGGACGGCGCTACCGATATGGGTACGGGAGGCGCATGGCGCGCTGGTCGAGGACGTGGACGGGAACACGTTCATAGACTTTGGTGGTGGGATCGGGGTCCTGAACGCCGGGCACACCAACCCGGTGGTCGTCGAGGCGGTGAAGGAGCAGGTCGAGCGGCTGACGCACACCTGCTACTACGTCTCGCAGTACGAGCCGTATCTGGAGCTGGCCGAGAAGCTGAACGCGCTGGTACCGGGGGACTTCGAGAAGCGCTCTTTCTTCTGCAACTCCGGGGCCGAGGCGGTCGAGAACGCGATCAAGGTGGCGCGGGCGTACACCGGGAGGCCGGCGGTTATCGCATTCGAGAACGCCTTCCACGGACGGACGTTCATGGCGATGAGCCTGACGAGCAAGGTCAGCCCGTACAAGAAGAGCTTCGGGCCGTACGCGCCCGAGGTCTACCGGGTCCCCGCGCCCTACGCCTACCGGTGCCCTGCCGGGAAAGACTGCTCGGGCGGTTGTCGGGGGGACTGTCTCGGGGCGCTGGATAAGCTCTTCGTGAGCTACGTGGACCCGCGGAGCGTGGCGGCGATAATCATCGAGCCTGTGGCCGGAGAGGGCGGGTTCATCCCGGTGCCGGACTTCTACCTCAGGCGGCTCAGGGAGATCTGTGACGAGTATGGGATCGTCCTGATCATAGACGAGGTCCAGACGGGCTTCGGCAGGACGGGGAAGATGTTCGCCATCGAACACTCAGGGGTTGAGCCCGATCTTTTGACCACGGCCAAGAGCCTCGGCGGCGGCCTCCCGATAGCCGGTGTGACGGGAAGGGCGGAGATCATGGACGGCATCCACACCGGCGGGCTCGGGACGACCTACGGCGGCAACCCGCTCGCCTGTGTGGCCGCGCTGGCGGTTCTCAAGACCTTCGAAGAGGAGGATCTCCTCTCCCGTGCGAACGTCATCGGGGAGCGTACGATGACTGCGATGCGCGAGATGCAGCGGAAACACCCGGACTTCGTGGGCGACGTGCGCGGGCTCGGGGCGATGGTCGCGATGGAGCTGGTGAAAGACTCCGAAAGCCGCGAGCCGGACAGGGAGAGAACGGCCGGGATCGTCGAGGCGGCCCTGCAGGAGGGGTTGATGCTCCTGACCGCCGGGCAGTACGACAATGTGATCCGCACCCTCACGCCGCTCGTCATCACCGACGAGCAGCTCGACGAGGGGCTCACCATCCTCGCGCGGGCCGTGGATTCGGTCGCCTGA
- a CDS encoding biotin transporter BioY: MRTRTLTRAALMAAVTAVSAQITVPLPFTPVPFTLQVVAVVLSGLLLGWRAGALAQIVYLVVGAIGVPVFAGFSGGLGPILGPTGGYLLSYPVAAALAGLAAGAAAGSNRRKALWACSLSGTLALCAIYAAGAAWLAAVTHLSPTAALAQGVLPFVPFDLAKVLLAALTATAAAPAIAGSRA; this comes from the coding sequence CTGAGGACACGCACTCTGACGCGGGCCGCGCTCATGGCCGCGGTGACGGCGGTATCCGCACAGATCACGGTACCGCTTCCCTTCACTCCGGTGCCGTTCACGTTGCAGGTCGTCGCCGTGGTACTCTCCGGGCTTCTGCTCGGCTGGCGGGCCGGGGCGCTGGCGCAGATCGTCTATCTGGTGGTGGGGGCCATCGGCGTACCCGTCTTCGCCGGCTTCTCCGGGGGGCTGGGTCCGATCCTGGGTCCCACCGGAGGTTATCTCCTCTCCTACCCGGTCGCGGCCGCGCTCGCCGGTCTCGCCGCAGGGGCGGCTGCAGGCTCGAACCGCAGGAAGGCGCTGTGGGCCTGTTCCCTCAGCGGGACGCTGGCGCTCTGCGCGATCTACGCCGCCGGAGCCGCCTGGCTCGCCGCGGTGACCCACCTCTCGCCCACGGCGGCGCTGGCGCAGGGGGTCCTGCCGTTCGTGCCGTTCGACCTGGCGAAGGTGCTGCTCGCCGCGCTCACCGCCACCGCTGCAGCCCCCGCGATAGCGGGAAGCCGCGCCTGA
- a CDS encoding class E sortase has protein sequence MRLRGFVILLVGVLAFALVAVGCGQSQRSEAGKPKTMNERARQQQVAPKEGEGRDQGLIAPAPESHVLRLTVPAMKRVHDAVVPTAVGTDEQALKNHVAIHLKGTGFPWQKVTNVYIAGHRLGYRGTRSLYAFYDLNKLKKGDRIYITDANGRKYTYEVFKKFAVAPTDVSVTKPVPGKNIVTLQSCTLPDYEKRLIVQGKLVSHT, from the coding sequence TTGCGTCTCAGAGGTTTCGTGATATTGCTGGTTGGGGTTCTCGCCTTTGCTTTGGTGGCTGTCGGGTGCGGTCAGTCGCAGAGGAGTGAGGCTGGCAAGCCGAAGACCATGAACGAGCGGGCCCGCCAGCAGCAGGTGGCTCCCAAGGAGGGTGAGGGGCGGGATCAGGGTTTGATCGCCCCGGCACCCGAGAGCCATGTGTTGAGGCTCACGGTGCCCGCGATGAAGCGTGTTCACGACGCGGTGGTACCCACGGCCGTGGGTACCGACGAGCAGGCGCTCAAGAACCACGTCGCGATACACCTGAAAGGGACCGGCTTCCCGTGGCAGAAGGTGACGAACGTTTACATAGCCGGGCACCGTCTCGGCTACCGGGGAACCAGGAGCCTCTATGCGTTCTACGATCTCAACAAGCTCAAGAAGGGCGACAGGATCTACATAACCGACGCGAACGGCAGGAAGTACACCTACGAGGTCTTCAAGAAGTTCGCCGTCGCACCGACCGACGTCAGCGTGACCAAGCCCGTACCGGGCAAGAACATCGTCACCCTTCAGTCCTGTACCCTCCCCGACTACGAGAAGCGGCTCATCGTGCAGGGAAAGCTCGTCTCCCACACCTGA
- a CDS encoding isochorismate synthase — MSERTREKNTTPEEALARIVARLPAGVRWEEEPRVVRLETALEHADPLRWLSGRIERPRIYWAARDGSLEIAASGMADVVGGMPEPAGILPRGARYYGGIRFDPGRKVDPEWEDFGSARFVLPRFELVREGERTVMACNLVMPGDATRLEEVARAARRVASEPEGGACGVALPEPVFREDLPGAGEWAEDVRRALSTFSAGGLEKVVLARRVSLYSQEDYDPLALLGGLAPVTPGCFRFLFEPGGGVAFVVASPERLFRMEGAEVVSEAVAGTRPRGLSESEDAGLRDELLGSEKDLREHGYVRKSIGEVLGRFCTEVEVAPGPEEFVLAQGRHLRSPIRGSLRAGVSPRDVLEALHPTPAVGGWPRDEAISLIRELEPFDRGWYAGPVGWVGAEDAEFAVGIRSALVRGNEVHLFSGNGIVEGSDPEREWDELEGKLGAFAKVLGFGPSG, encoded by the coding sequence GTGTCCGAGCGTACGAGAGAGAAGAATACTACGCCAGAAGAAGCCCTCGCCCGCATCGTCGCGCGTCTACCGGCCGGGGTGCGGTGGGAGGAAGAGCCGAGGGTGGTTCGTCTCGAAACCGCGCTGGAGCACGCCGACCCCCTGCGCTGGCTCTCCGGGCGGATTGAACGACCCCGGATCTACTGGGCCGCTCGCGACGGGAGCCTGGAGATCGCCGCGAGCGGTATGGCGGACGTCGTCGGAGGTATGCCGGAGCCAGCCGGGATCCTGCCGCGTGGCGCGCGCTACTACGGTGGGATACGTTTCGACCCCGGGCGGAAGGTGGATCCGGAGTGGGAGGACTTCGGAAGCGCCAGGTTCGTCCTGCCCCGCTTCGAGCTGGTGCGCGAGGGCGAACGCACGGTCATGGCCTGCAATCTGGTGATGCCCGGAGACGCGACGCGTCTGGAGGAGGTGGCCCGCGCCGCCCGGCGGGTGGCTTCGGAGCCCGAGGGCGGAGCCTGTGGAGTGGCGCTCCCCGAACCCGTCTTCAGAGAGGATCTGCCGGGTGCTGGGGAGTGGGCCGAGGATGTCCGGCGGGCGCTCTCCACGTTCTCGGCGGGCGGGCTCGAAAAAGTGGTCCTCGCCCGGCGCGTCTCCCTTTACTCACAGGAGGATTATGACCCTCTCGCGCTGCTCGGCGGGCTTGCGCCGGTTACGCCGGGTTGCTTCCGCTTCCTGTTTGAGCCCGGCGGGGGCGTTGCCTTCGTCGTGGCGTCTCCCGAGCGCCTGTTCAGGATGGAGGGGGCGGAGGTGGTCAGCGAGGCCGTCGCCGGAACCCGTCCGCGTGGTCTCTCAGAGAGCGAGGACGCCGGCCTGCGTGACGAGCTCCTCGGCAGCGAGAAAGATCTGCGCGAGCACGGGTACGTGAGGAAGAGTATCGGCGAGGTGCTCGGGCGGTTCTGCACGGAGGTCGAGGTCGCCCCAGGGCCGGAGGAGTTCGTGCTCGCGCAGGGGCGTCACCTGCGCTCCCCCATCAGGGGCTCTCTCCGGGCTGGCGTCTCCCCCCGGGACGTCCTCGAGGCCCTGCACCCGACCCCGGCCGTCGGCGGCTGGCCGCGGGATGAGGCGATCTCGCTCATCCGGGAGCTGGAGCCCTTCGACCGCGGATGGTACGCCGGGCCTGTGGGATGGGTGGGGGCGGAGGATGCGGAGTTCGCCGTCGGGATCCGTTCGGCTCTCGTGAGAGGGAATGAGGTGCACCTGTTCTCTGGCAACGGCATAGTGGAGGGGTCGGACCCGGAGCGGGAATGGGATGAGCTCGAAGGCAAGCTCGGCGCTTTCGCCAAGGTGCTCGGGTTTGGACCTTCCGGCTGA
- the menD gene encoding 2-succinyl-5-enolpyruvyl-6-hydroxy-3-cyclohexene-1-carboxylic-acid synthase: MDLPAEEANILWSSLLVEELVRAGVGLFCIAPGSRSTPLVAAIAENPRARAVVHYDERGAAFCALGHARATGRPAAWVTTSGTAAANGLPAVVEAATDCVPMLLLTADRPPELRETGANQTIVQPGLFGGYVRWSFDMPAPDTRPTPEMVLTAADQAVYRSRRSPSGPVHLNLMFREPFLPPPGRRPEVPPHLRGWYEKGAPYTRYAGGVSSAEGVGDLWEELRGVERGIVVAGRLGSRREGEAVLDLAGELGWPLLPDVVSQLRLGGKGGTLVPYYDLLLADEDFVRGSRPDAILQFGGGPVSKRLQRFLERAKPGVRAVVHESPFRLDPEHAASHRFEAAVGEFCVALRREVRERPGKPDPAWTERWVSASEEIGRRLAGGFSGDQELSEPLVARLVTRHIPAGHALCLASSMPVRDVDAFGVAEGEPVPVFANRGASGIDGTVATAAGYAGGTGRPVTLLIGDLALLHDLNSLALIRGLPVTVVVVNNGGGGIFSMLPVARQKKNLFERYFGTPHGLTFESASAMFGLRYERPATVEEFVEAYRKACSGEDPSLLEVRTDRAENAALHERIVRELSR; this comes from the coding sequence TTGGACCTTCCGGCTGAGGAGGCGAACATCCTGTGGAGCTCCCTCCTCGTCGAGGAGCTCGTGAGGGCCGGTGTGGGGTTGTTCTGCATCGCGCCGGGCTCCCGCTCGACCCCGCTCGTGGCGGCCATAGCCGAGAACCCGCGCGCTCGCGCGGTCGTCCACTACGACGAGCGGGGGGCGGCCTTCTGCGCGCTGGGCCACGCCCGCGCCACCGGCAGGCCCGCCGCATGGGTGACGACCTCCGGGACGGCGGCCGCGAACGGACTCCCGGCGGTCGTCGAGGCGGCGACCGACTGCGTGCCGATGCTGCTCCTCACCGCCGACCGGCCACCGGAGCTGCGCGAGACCGGCGCGAACCAGACGATCGTGCAGCCGGGCCTCTTCGGGGGGTACGTCCGCTGGTCCTTCGATATGCCCGCCCCGGACACCCGGCCCACCCCTGAGATGGTGCTGACCGCCGCGGATCAGGCCGTTTACCGCAGCCGGCGCTCCCCGTCGGGCCCTGTGCACCTGAACCTGATGTTCCGCGAGCCCTTCCTGCCACCCCCGGGAAGGCGTCCGGAGGTCCCGCCACATCTGCGGGGCTGGTACGAGAAGGGGGCCCCCTATACCCGTTATGCGGGCGGGGTGTCCTCCGCCGAGGGGGTGGGGGATCTGTGGGAGGAGCTGCGTGGCGTAGAGCGCGGTATCGTCGTCGCCGGGAGGCTCGGGAGCCGGCGGGAGGGTGAGGCCGTGCTGGACCTCGCCGGGGAGCTCGGGTGGCCGCTGCTCCCGGACGTGGTCTCGCAGCTCCGGCTCGGGGGAAAGGGGGGGACCCTCGTACCGTACTACGATTTGCTGCTGGCGGACGAGGATTTCGTGCGAGGGAGCAGGCCGGATGCAATCCTGCAATTCGGCGGCGGGCCCGTCTCAAAGCGGCTGCAGCGGTTTCTGGAGCGTGCGAAGCCCGGGGTACGCGCGGTCGTGCACGAGAGCCCGTTCAGGCTCGACCCGGAACACGCGGCGAGCCACAGGTTCGAGGCCGCGGTTGGCGAATTCTGCGTGGCCCTCCGTCGGGAGGTGCGTGAGCGCCCGGGGAAGCCGGACCCGGCCTGGACGGAGCGGTGGGTCTCGGCCTCGGAGGAGATCGGACGAAGGCTCGCCGGGGGCTTCTCCGGCGACCAGGAGCTCAGCGAGCCCCTCGTGGCCCGGCTCGTCACCCGCCACATCCCGGCCGGGCACGCCCTGTGCCTGGCGAGCAGCATGCCCGTGCGGGACGTGGACGCCTTCGGGGTTGCCGAGGGCGAGCCGGTCCCCGTCTTCGCCAACCGCGGCGCGAGCGGCATCGACGGGACGGTCGCCACGGCGGCGGGTTACGCCGGGGGCACCGGGCGGCCGGTCACGCTGCTCATCGGGGACCTCGCGCTCCTGCACGACCTGAACTCTCTCGCCCTGATCAGGGGACTGCCCGTGACGGTCGTGGTCGTGAACAACGGCGGCGGCGGGATCTTCTCGATGCTCCCGGTCGCACGGCAAAAGAAGAACCTCTTCGAGAGGTACTTCGGGACGCCGCACGGGCTCACCTTCGAGTCCGCCTCCGCGATGTTCGGCCTGCGTTACGAACGGCCCGCCACGGTGGAAGAATTCGTCGAGGCGTACCGGAAGGCCTGCTCCGGGGAGGACCCATCGCTGCTCGAGGTTCGTACTGACCGGGCAGAGAACGCCGCGTTGCACGAGAGAATCGTGAGGGAGCTCTCGCGGTGA
- the menH gene encoding 2-succinyl-6-hydroxy-2,4-cyclohexadiene-1-carboxylate synthase — MSPLSYTLTGEGGAPPVLLLHGFLGAKEEWDEIIEALREDFLCIAPDLPGHGGSVGLSYPDAYTIEGAAREVTALLDGLGISRVALVGYSMGGRLALHLALRHPERFSGLFLESSSPGIEEERERAVRRMEDERRARQLESVGLEAFVEEWYRQPLFASLRRREDLLGRTVRHRLSNDPHELARSLRAMGTGNQRPLWDDLEKLAVPTLAVAGELDEKYSAICSRMREECGVPVARVPGAGHNVHLEAPDEYTRLLRGFLKAL; from the coding sequence GTGAGCCCGCTCAGCTACACCCTGACCGGGGAGGGGGGCGCCCCGCCGGTCCTGCTGCTGCACGGGTTTCTCGGGGCCAAGGAGGAATGGGATGAGATCATAGAGGCCCTGCGCGAGGATTTCCTGTGCATCGCGCCCGACCTGCCCGGCCATGGTGGTTCCGTCGGGCTGTCCTATCCCGACGCCTACACCATCGAGGGGGCGGCGCGGGAGGTCACTGCGCTCCTCGACGGGCTCGGCATCTCGCGGGTTGCGCTCGTCGGGTACTCGATGGGTGGGAGGCTCGCGCTCCACCTGGCACTCAGGCACCCGGAGCGTTTCTCGGGCCTCTTCCTGGAGTCTTCGTCTCCTGGGATAGAAGAAGAAAGGGAACGTGCCGTCCGCCGCATGGAGGACGAGAGGCGCGCCCGGCAGCTGGAGTCCGTGGGGCTTGAAGCCTTCGTCGAGGAATGGTACCGGCAGCCGCTCTTCGCCTCGCTCCGGCGGAGGGAGGATCTGCTCGGGCGGACGGTCAGGCATCGCCTCTCGAACGACCCGCACGAGCTCGCCCGTTCCCTGCGGGCGATGGGGACCGGAAACCAGAGGCCGCTGTGGGACGATCTGGAGAAGCTCGCGGTCCCGACCCTCGCCGTCGCCGGAGAGCTCGATGAGAAGTACTCCGCGATCTGCTCGAGGATGCGCGAGGAGTGCGGGGTCCCGGTGGCACGGGTCCCCGGGGCGGGGCACAACGTGCACCTCGAGGCCCCAGACGAGTACACGAGGTTACTGCGGGGCTTTCTCAAAGCCCTATAA
- the menB gene encoding 1,4-dihydroxy-2-naphthoyl-CoA synthase, producing the protein MATIDWEEAGSYTDIRYHKAEGIAKITINRPEVRNAFRPLTVIEMSRALEDARNDPEIGVIILTGEGPEAFCSGGDQKVRGDTGYLEDPENPPRTPGGESIGRFDVTEFHLQMRRCPKPLVAMVAGYAVGGGHVLHVLCDLTIAADNAKFGQSGTRVGSFDGGYGTSVLTQLVGPKKAKEIWFLGRTYSAQEALEMGLVNAVVPLERLEEETVRWCREMLEKSPFALRLLKASFNAYEDGFAGIQQLAHDANLIFYSTEEAQEGRNAFLEKRKPDFSKFPRRS; encoded by the coding sequence ATGGCTACCATAGACTGGGAAGAAGCAGGCTCTTACACGGACATCAGGTACCACAAGGCCGAGGGGATCGCCAAGATCACCATAAACCGCCCCGAGGTCCGCAACGCCTTCCGGCCGCTGACGGTCATCGAGATGTCACGGGCGCTCGAAGACGCCCGCAACGACCCCGAGATCGGGGTGATCATCCTGACCGGCGAGGGCCCGGAGGCGTTTTGCTCCGGCGGCGACCAGAAGGTGCGGGGCGATACCGGATACCTCGAAGACCCGGAGAACCCGCCCCGCACGCCGGGCGGGGAATCCATCGGGCGCTTCGACGTCACCGAGTTCCACCTGCAGATGCGGCGCTGCCCCAAGCCCCTCGTCGCGATGGTCGCGGGCTACGCCGTCGGCGGCGGGCACGTCCTGCACGTCCTCTGCGACCTGACGATCGCCGCCGACAACGCGAAGTTCGGACAGAGCGGCACGCGGGTCGGCTCCTTCGACGGCGGTTACGGGACCTCGGTCCTCACCCAGCTCGTCGGCCCGAAGAAGGCCAAGGAGATCTGGTTTTTGGGCCGCACCTACTCGGCGCAGGAGGCGCTCGAGATGGGTCTGGTGAACGCGGTGGTGCCGCTGGAGCGCCTGGAGGAGGAGACGGTCCGGTGGTGCAGGGAGATGCTCGAGAAATCGCCCTTCGCGCTGCGGCTGCTCAAGGCGAGCTTCAACGCCTACGAGGACGGCTTCGCCGGCATCCAGCAGCTCGCCCACGATGCTAACCTGATCTTCTACAGCACCGAAGAGGCGCAGGAGGGACGCAACGCCTTCCTGGAGAAGCGCAAACCAGACTTCTCGAAGTTCCCCCGCCGCTCCTGA
- the menC gene encoding o-succinylbenzoate synthase: MFGLYRYRLPLAGPPTPGGKSLPVREGLLIRLEEGGACGWGEAAPLPGFSRETLEEAAHDLRALAAGGDPAHASPSARFAFELARLDLEAASSGKPPQALLSPHPASEVRLCGLLEGPPETVLSEAEGMREVGYAAVKLKVGRADPEEEAALVGELSALLGGIRLRLDANRAWSFGEALRFCRAVRGAPIEYLEEPLSDPAELPRLAEETGVPLALDETLREIEPEDLARCRHVRAVVLKPTLLGGLSRSLAFAREARRIGAVAVASSSYESGVGTLGLLALAASLGDAPAGLDTYRAFEEDILESPLPLAGPRVDAAALLSGGCAVRADLLEEVAS, translated from the coding sequence TTGTTCGGGCTCTACCGCTACCGCCTGCCGCTCGCGGGCCCGCCGACCCCCGGCGGAAAGTCCCTCCCGGTGCGGGAGGGGCTCCTGATCCGGCTGGAGGAAGGCGGAGCCTGCGGCTGGGGCGAGGCCGCACCCCTGCCGGGCTTCTCGCGCGAGACCCTGGAGGAGGCCGCGCACGACCTGCGCGCCCTCGCCGCGGGCGGGGACCCCGCACACGCCTCCCCCTCCGCCCGCTTCGCCTTCGAGCTGGCCCGCCTCGACCTCGAAGCAGCCTCCTCCGGCAAGCCGCCGCAGGCGCTCCTCTCGCCGCACCCGGCGTCGGAGGTGCGCCTCTGCGGCCTGCTCGAAGGTCCGCCCGAGACGGTGCTCTCCGAGGCGGAGGGGATGCGCGAGGTGGGCTACGCGGCCGTCAAGCTCAAGGTCGGGCGCGCGGATCCCGAAGAGGAGGCCGCGCTCGTCGGGGAGCTCTCGGCCCTGCTCGGCGGTATCCGGCTGCGGCTCGACGCCAACCGGGCCTGGAGTTTCGGGGAGGCTCTCCGCTTCTGCCGCGCCGTCCGCGGGGCGCCGATCGAGTACCTGGAGGAGCCGCTCTCCGATCCCGCGGAGCTCCCCCGGCTGGCGGAGGAGACCGGGGTTCCCCTCGCGCTCGACGAGACCCTCCGCGAGATCGAACCGGAGGACCTCGCCCGCTGCCGCCACGTGCGGGCCGTGGTCCTCAAGCCCACGCTCCTCGGCGGGCTCTCGCGCTCGCTCGCCTTCGCGCGGGAGGCGCGCCGCATCGGGGCGGTCGCGGTCGCGAGCTCCTCCTACGAGAGCGGGGTCGGCACTTTGGGCCTCCTCGCGCTCGCCGCCTCCCTCGGGGACGCTCCCGCCGGGCTCGACACCTACCGCGCCTTCGAGGAGGACATACTCGAGAGCCCGCTCCCGCTCGCGGGGCCGCGGGTAGACGCCGCCGCGCTCCTCTCTGGGGGGTGCGCCGTGCGCGCGGACCTGCTGGAGGAGGTGGCATCTTGA
- the menE gene encoding o-succinylbenzoate--CoA ligase, which translates to MSGARTVPCPLRERAREFPETPAVEGDGVRITYRELDRLVSAAAQALEGRGLGDGCRVALYLSRGWRYVVLLLGVMRAGGVACPVSTRLPLPGVRDALRRAGCGAVISDDAALLRGLEGVVRLRPEDLLVEEGAAYAPTPLEVELDRPATVVFTSGSTGEPKAALHTCANHYFNAAGSNQNITLAPGDRWMLSLPLYHVGGISILFKCLLSGATIALPEEGAPLGREISRLGVTHASLVSTQLVRLLREESPALGGLRAVLLGASAMPPSLISESVRRGIPVHTSYGLTEMASQVTSTPPGASREELSSSGRVLPHRELSISGEGEILVRGGTLFAGYLRDGGVERPLDAEGWFHTRDLGHLDERGYLHVSGRMDNRFVSGGENVQPEEIEDALCRMEGVEQAVVVPVPDEEFGERPVAFVRGVGELPAQELSRALRETLPGFKVPDAFYPWPSGLPEGMKVDRGLFRRLARELRAGR; encoded by the coding sequence TTGAGCGGGGCCCGCACCGTCCCCTGCCCGCTGCGCGAGCGCGCGCGAGAGTTTCCAGAGACCCCCGCCGTCGAGGGGGACGGCGTCCGGATCACCTACCGGGAGTTGGACCGCCTCGTCTCGGCGGCGGCGCAGGCGCTGGAGGGGAGGGGGCTCGGGGACGGCTGTCGCGTCGCGCTCTACCTGTCGAGGGGCTGGCGGTACGTCGTCCTGCTGCTCGGGGTGATGCGCGCCGGAGGGGTCGCCTGCCCGGTGAGCACCCGCCTGCCGCTCCCGGGCGTTCGGGACGCTCTGCGGCGCGCCGGGTGCGGGGCCGTGATCTCCGACGACGCGGCGCTGCTGCGGGGGCTCGAGGGCGTGGTGCGGCTGCGCCCGGAGGATCTCCTGGTAGAGGAGGGGGCGGCGTACGCTCCCACACCTCTGGAGGTGGAGCTCGACCGGCCCGCGACCGTCGTCTTCACCTCCGGGAGCACCGGGGAGCCCAAGGCCGCCCTGCACACCTGCGCCAACCACTACTTCAACGCCGCGGGCTCCAACCAGAACATCACCCTCGCTCCCGGCGACCGCTGGATGCTCTCGCTCCCGCTCTACCACGTGGGGGGTATCTCGATCCTCTTCAAGTGCCTCCTCTCCGGGGCCACGATCGCGCTGCCGGAGGAGGGGGCCCCGCTGGGGCGGGAGATCTCGCGCCTCGGCGTGACCCACGCCTCGCTCGTCTCCACCCAGCTCGTAAGGCTCCTGCGCGAGGAGAGCCCCGCGCTCGGCGGCCTCAGGGCCGTTTTGCTCGGGGCGAGCGCGATGCCTCCGTCCCTCATCTCCGAGTCCGTACGCAGGGGCATCCCGGTCCACACCAGCTACGGCCTCACTGAGATGGCCTCGCAGGTCACCTCTACCCCGCCCGGGGCCTCGCGCGAGGAGCTCTCGAGCTCCGGGAGGGTCCTGCCCCACCGTGAGCTCTCGATCTCCGGAGAAGGAGAGATCCTGGTGCGCGGCGGGACGCTCTTCGCCGGCTACCTGAGGGACGGGGGGGTGGAGCGACCGCTCGACGCCGAGGGATGGTTCCACACCCGCGACCTCGGGCACCTCGACGAGAGGGGCTACCTGCACGTGAGCGGGCGGATGGACAACCGCTTCGTCTCCGGCGGCGAGAACGTTCAGCCCGAGGAGATAGAGGATGCCCTCTGCCGGATGGAGGGCGTTGAGCAGGCGGTCGTCGTCCCGGTCCCCGACGAGGAGTTCGGCGAGCGGCCCGTCGCCTTCGTCCGCGGCGTGGGCGAGCTCCCGGCGCAGGAGCTCTCCCGCGCCCTCCGCG